The Gossypium hirsutum isolate 1008001.06 chromosome D06, Gossypium_hirsutum_v2.1, whole genome shotgun sequence genome contains the following window.
TGTACCAGACATCATCAATCTCTCCACTATGAGATACGAGCAACAAAGTTTCTTGCTTTTGCTCTTGATTATTTTGTACTATATTagcttcatttttctcttcttttttgtaCCAGCATTCACTTGCCAAATGACCAGGTTTGCGACAATTATAACATTCAAAATAGCCACGACCTCTTCCTCTTTGATTTCCACGTCCACATCCTCTTTGTGATCCTCTAAAATTTTGACTTTGGTTGGCTTCTTTCCATCCATTCTCCGTGCTTACATATTCACCTCTTTCACGAGCATTTGAGCCTCTTCCTCTAAAATTTCTTCCTCTTCCACGACCACGATCTCTCcctctttgatttttaaaatctcCCTTCTTTTCATTTAGAGACAACTTTGACTGGAGTGCTTGATCTAGATctactttctttttcttcttgtttaatCTTTCTTCATGGGCTTGCAACGAACCTGTGAGTTCATCAATAGTCATGGTACTCAAGTCCTTTGATTCTTCAATGGCAACCACAATGTAGTCAAATCTGGAATCTAAAGAACGGAGGATTTTCTCAACACCACGAATATCATCCATAGTTTCaccatttctttttaattgattgaCTATGGACAAAACCCGTGAACAGTAATCAAAAACTGATTCTGACTCTGTTTTTTGCAATCTTTCAAACTCTCCTCGAAGAGTTTGCAACCGAACTCTTTTCACCTTTTCATCtcctttgaatgaattttgtaaaaattcccaTGCTTGTTTTGCCGTGGTGGCACAAGCTATTTTTTCCCAAGCCACTTCATATGATTGAACTCCTTGATATATCCAAAATAAGGCTTGCTGATTTTTCTTCCTTGATTTTCTTAGACTCTCTTTTTGAACTTGTGTTAATCCTTCATCCTCTTCAGCCTCAACTTCATTATAACCTTTTTTAACAATCTCCCAAACTTCTAGAGATCCAAGAAGAGCCTTCATTTGGATACTCCATTTGCCATAATTTTCTTTGGTTAATTGGGGAACGGAAGAAAGAGGAATAGAATTGTTCATTTCGATCGAacaaggctctgataccaatttgtagttgaatgattaatatttggagaaataaaacaaaaaaatgataaagaatataatggagaaaagaaataaattttgtatggaaaaattctttcaaataatcttttatttcaaGCACACAAAGTTAATGATTCTTCatcacatacaactctttatataggagttgtaagtgactattcatctatatcactatatgctaggagttgtgactattcatgcatgtgtgtatcttttcatattcaagtctcttcactcttctaacttttcataatttatttgtgcaaagttaatttaattatgtgccaacaCAATCACTATCCATTCTTGCTGTCCTAGTATAACGTTGTTGGATCCTTCTATGTAAATATAACATCAATCCGGCCGATGCGCCCTAATTCACTAATGACTTGTTCGactaaatgaaatgaaatttgatattttttaagaaaactttaaatttcggataatataaatatatatataagtgttgaTTTGGGATTCatattagaatttattttaaaataagcgATGCTGAAATATGATTATTGGATATTTAAAAGAGAAATATTTGGAAAAACAAGTGGATCAAAGCCATCAGACTATCCATCACCATGAGTAGAAGGCTAACTTGTCAATACATTTAGACAattattagaagaaaaaaaaggacaTTTTTCCTCAAATAAAAATCATTCTTATTTGTGGTATTTACGACCTCAAGGACTCATTGTCACCCAGGTATTTATAAAAACCGCTTTTTGGTTCATTGCATGTGAACTGTTTGGACCACTAGAAAATTCAGTGGATGCTTCCTTTCGATGCAACTAATCACTTTTGGTTTATATTGGATATTTGGACATGAAAGTAGTGTAAACCGAAACCAGTTCATGTGTTCAAGTTCAACGTCTCTTTCCCTCTCTTTGAACATTCCTAATAATTCACAGGGCAGGCGCCTGCACTTACTCAGTCAAGTTGGCGGCACTTTTTTTGTGGGGGTGGGGTTGCATTTTTATGGTACGGGCGAAGATCTACCTCAAAAGTCGACATTTGGAGAAATCTGAATTGGAAATGTTAGGCGCTTCGCTTTCAATGGTTACCCTCATAGATACGGCACGCTTGAGGCGATGGCTGCACTGCTACTATTCAAGCAAGCTGCTGCAAAGGCAAGAATGAATTCCCCCACGCTATCAGCTATGCCTATGGGGGTTTATATTGTTCTGTTAAGATTCAATGACATCAACCTCAACCCATGATAAAACTTAGGACTCacatcaaaaaaacaaaaaaagttaggagtagaaaaaaaaaaagaaaacaaaaaatcgTTTTAAGTTTTACTATATTCAAATccattttgctttgttttttttttttaatataatagaaatgctgctgtacatatataaattttgtaaattctctcttccaaaataaaattaaaaatttagattttaattagTAAAATCACTATGGAATCTCTATATTAAGAATCAAATAACATTTTTTCTTCTTCACTCAAACAATAGATAAATTATTCtatgtacattagattaaagagtaaattagtcaaatttgttaaaaatttcattcatttatactattaaaaactgaCATAATTAACAGAATAATTAGACAGTGACATTTGATGTGCCATGTATACCTTATGCTAACGTACATGAACCACTTTTTTACAACagaaatggatagaatttttaatagaagaacCAATTTTTTGTTTGGTTTGAAGCACATgaactaatttacctatttttttaatagaatggACAAAATACAATTCGACCCTTAAAACAAAAATCTTTATGTTACTTTTATCCTAAATTTGAGGTTTAATTTGtcaaatcaattttaatattcttatataatatttaaacaaatatatattgcAAGCCTGAATCTTTGTTTTTTACTCAAGTCCAACTAAAATCCTTCATGCAGAGGAAAGACAAGAACATTGATAAAACATCACCTCTTCGTGTTtattcaagagaaaaaaaaataacttaCGTAATATGTACAAGAATAGTCGGTCAATTATGTTATTGGTTTTATTTTACTTATCCAactattaacttttttatttaatcattcaaaattttaaaattaaatatttgagttACCCTTTCGGTAGTTGCTGTTTGATGAATGACAAAAAGCTAATTTGAACTTTTTTTACtgatctaataacaaatttatctcGGGCATAAATCTGGTATGAAAGaccaaataaatttatatatccTATCAATTTTATCATATATCTAAAAAGTAGACAAAACTTACTGCTAGAAACTTCAAGAATGCATCCCATCTTCCATGTCTCCCTTCCCTCCTACTTGAGCAAACTCAATAAATCTCACCAGCACCTTTGCTTGTTAATCTCATCCTTTCACCTGCTAAAGTTCTTTCGCATCATTGGATCATAGAAGCTGGTGTTCCAACCATACAACTTCTAAAGATCGTCCTTTAGAAGTCTGGAGATTGAGGACAAGAAGCATTTCCAAGGGGCATCATTGAATTTGTtcgttcttttaaaaaaatttctagtcTTGTTGTCGCATTCTGCCTGAATCAAACATTCTAGTCGATTCACCAAGTTGCATGTCTCAACAGTTTTAGTTTTGGATTTGAGTACCCAACATGATAAGAGAAACTTAATTGAATCATTGTTCCCATGGCTGAAAGCACTTGTTTTAGTTCAATCAGGATTTATCACAACTTATACAACATTTCTCAGTGTCTAAAAGACGTTCACATGTATGCACCATCATCTTTGAAGAAAATTTGAGTCACGACATGTATAAATACAAACAATAATCCAGGAAGAAAACATGCCAATGCAATGCATTCATATACTTGATATGTTCTTACAGGAAACTGCATTTTACAGCCAGAGGCACTGCATAAAGCTTCAAAAAGAACACATCCGATCTATCAATATTTCTGAGGTGGCTGCTGGGTTGGCAATAAGCCAAAACGTTTCTTCAAAAGAACTCTTTGTCTGGAATATTTGTCATCAGGGGAGAATCGAGCTGCACGAATGTTGGGGAAAAAAAAGTAACTATAACCCATAATAACACTCTCTAATAAGATCTCTACGCAACTTTCACataatcattaaaaacaaaagaTCATACAACAACCTAACATGGATTCAAGCCAACATCATCATCCACTATATTTGAGTGCCATAGATGGCAAAATTTACTAGCAACTTGCCAGTAAAAGCAGAGAATGAGTAACAGATGGGTAATGACCATGAAATCAGAACAGCACTTCTGATTCTCGGCCAAAATGGACCTCTTTTCTTGATTTTCAGATTAAACCAGACAAAACAACCATATGCAGATCAAAGCAGCCCTCAGAAAggcaattatatatttaaatgttaaaGCAACCAATAAGAGTTTGTTCAGACGCCTCATTAAAACATAATGAATTCCTAAACAGCAGTGTATGCCGGAACTTATATAAACACATCAGGCCTTATTACCTGGATGAGCAGACTGAGTAGGCATACCCAACGGTGATTCTTTCTGCATATAAAAATCGATATAAATGTAattatagagaaaaaaaaaactgttgGAATATTGATTATACATAAAttagaaaccaaaaaaaaacaattacCAAAACCTGATTATATGCTGAAAGCCAAAAGGTAAAGAGATTAAAATCTAATCCTAGTATCAATTTTCAccatttaattcatttttcagGACAAGTTAAGTTTATTCAGCCATTAACTCCCTCAGTAATCATGGAACAGAAACACtaccaagagaaaaaaaaatgaatgaagttcTCAACATTTCAAAGAACAAGTCTCAGTTGTAGTACATGTTTAAGATCAAACTAAGCTAAAACctcagcttttttttttttaaagttataactAATAGTTCCAAATTTGCTTAAACCAAATTCTTATAAATCTTATTCATAGCTTAGAATCTGTTTCTAAAGGTTAAAACCTCAGTTTTATAGGTAAGATTTATCACTAAAACCTTaggtttgattcttttttttaaggttaaaacctcAGTTTTAGATTTTCATTATGCCATACAAAGTTGTCTTTACCAAGTCTTAATCACCATAAACGATATAAAAAATTGAGGGAGTAACACGAAACTCAGATAGTTTCTAGTTTTAACTAATTGTTatcagtaaaaaaattaaaaaacgaaGAAGAAAAATTATGGGACTTTACCTTAGTGGTGTAAACTTTGTCACCATTATCGTTAATGTAGAACTGGAGATACATCTTATCCGAATAAAAGGAACAACAACTGcagaaagagaaaaagattaGAACCTTTATGCAATGAATAGAAAACCATGCATAAGGAGAAATTTGTCACTTTGTGATCGGAGCCGCACCTTCTGAGATTGGGGGAGGTAGGAGAAGGAATGAAAGAAATTTGAACTTTTAGGGTTTTAGACTTTCATAGCGGCAATGGGCCATTACAGGCTTAATAACAGCTATCCTCGAAATTGGGCTTGTTTTAATGGTTTATTAGGagtttgtttggacaaataatttaaatttttttaagatttttaaaatgttaatattttaaattttatttatttaaaatgttaGTTATTGTAATTGTTTTGTttggaattaaaattttataaattataaaataagaaaatattaaaaataaataatataaaaaatttaaaatgaatattattatatttataaatattataaatatttttaataaaataaaatttaaaatatatatagtaaaattaaataaaaatgatttttgaaatttaagtttttatCTTATAGTGAGACTATTGTATATTAAATAAAGTTTCAAAGGACTTATAAATAGGACTTTCAGTAGCTTGCGTAGCAGgagatttttaggttttttctcTCGTTTTTTGTCTGCCGACAATAGTAAAGTTGGAGATTTTCATCCGATATACTAAAACAATTAGTTTTTATTCTAATACATCCAGGATCTATCTGCAGCGTCAACTTAAAAATCCATGTAGGAAGAATTGGCGAATCTAAATATTGCTGAAGAGGAAGAAGAACTAGTCTACGATCAACAGGATGTAGAGGAAAGCGGAGAGGAATTCAATCTATGTTTGGTGGGGAAGGTTCTAACAATTAGTGCAGTCCACTTTCCGTCAATGAGAAACATGCTCACTGAACTTTGGCATCCTATTGAAGTAATATATATATCAGAAATAGAGGATAAAATagttct
Protein-coding sequences here:
- the LOC107901875 gene encoding H/ACA ribonucleoprotein complex subunit 3-like protein, translating into MYLQFYINDNGDKVYTTKKESPLGMPTQSAHPARFSPDDKYSRQRVLLKKRFGLLPTQQPPQKY